The nucleotide window GAGCCCTGGCACCTCTCCCTCACAGTCCGAGCGGCTGCCGAGTGACTCAGAGAGGAGGATTTACAGCAGGTCCTCAGATCGGAGTGGAAGCTGTAGCTCACTTTCCCCTCCAAGATATGAAAAACTGGACAAATCTCGTTTGGAACGctatacaaaaaatgaaaaggcagataAAGAAAGGACTTTTGATCCTGAgagagtagaaagagagagacgcttaataaggaaggagaaagtggaaaaggacaaaactgaaaagcagaaaCGAAAAGGAAAAGTTCATTCTCCTAGTTCTCAGTCTTCAGAGACAGACCAAGAAAATGAGAGGGAACAGAGCCCCGAAAAATCAAGGAGTTCTAACAAACTGAGCAGAGAAAAAGCTGACAAAGAAGGGATAGCAAAAAACCGCCTCGAGCTCATGCCCTGTGTAGTTTTGACCCgagtgaaagaaaaagaggggaaagttATTGACCATACTCCCTTGGAAAAGCTGAAAGCCAAGCTTGATAATGACACTGCCAAGTCTTCTGCCCTAGATCAGAAACTTCAGGTCTGTCAGACAGAGCCCGCAAAGTCTGACTTGTCTAAACTGGAACCGGTTCGAATGAAAGTGCCAAAGGAAAAGGGCCTGTCAAGCCACATAGAAGTGGTAGATAAGGAAGGCAGGCTTAAATCCAGGAAGCACCTAAAACCAGAGCAGACTGCTGATGGGGTCAGCGCTGCAGACTTGGAGAAGCTGGAAGCAAGGAAGCGGCGCTTTGCAGATTCCAATTTGAAAgtagaaaagcaaaaatcagaagTCAAGAAAAGTAGTCCAGAGATGGAGGAAGCTCGGgtacttttaaaaaagcagcCTGACCTATCCTCTAGAGACATCCTTCTGCTGAGGGAAGGAGAGTCAGAAAGAAAGCCTGCaaggaaagaaattcttaaacgagaatctaagaaaataaaactagacAGACTTAATGCTGCTCCCAGCCCCAAAGAGTGTCAGGAGCTTGCCAGCGTTTCTGTTGGGACTGGCTCAAGGCCCAACTCAGACCTACAAGCAAGGCTGGGAGAACCAGTATGTGACTCTGTGGAAAATCAAGAAATCCAGTCAAAAAAACCTATTCCCTCAAAACCACAACTCAAACAGCTGCAATTATTAGATGATCAGGGACCAGAGAGAGAAGATATTAGGAAAAACTATTGCAGTCTTCGTGATGAAACACTTGAATGTAAACCAAGCCAAGAGAAACCACATTCagtaaatactgaagaaaaaattGGCATTGATATTGATCACACGCAGAGTTACCGAAAACAAATGGAGCAGAGTCGGAGAAAACAGCAGATGGAGATGGAAATAGCCAAGTCTGAGAAGTTTGGCAGTCCTAAAAAAGATGTAGATGAATATGAAAGACGTAGTTTGGTTCACGAGGTAGGCAAACCCCCCCAAGATGTTACTGACGACTCTCCTCctagcaaaaagaaaaggatggaccacgtggattttgatgtctgcaCCAAGAGAGAGAGGAATTACAGAAGTTCACGCCAGATCAGTGAAGATTCTGAAAGGGCTGGCGGTTCTCCCAGCATCCGACATGGCTCTTTCCATGAAGACGACGACCCTATAGGCTCCCCTAGGCTCATGTCAGTAAGAGGGTCTCCTAAAGTAGATGAGAAAGGTCTCCCCTATTCTAACATCACAGTCAGAGAAGAGTCTTTAAAATTTAATCCTTATGATTCTAGCAGGAGAGAACAGATGGCAGACATGGCCAAAATAAAGCTCTCTGTCTTGAATTCTGAAGATGAACTAAACCGGTGGGATTCTCAAATGAAACAAGATGCCAGCAGATTTGATGTGAGTTTCCCAAACAGCATAATTAAGAGAGACAGCCTTCGAAAGAGGTCTGTACGTGACTTGGAACCTGGGGAGGTGCCTTCTGATTCTGATGAAGACGGTGAACACAAATCCCACTCACCCAGAGCCTCTGCACTATATGAAAGTTCTCGGTTGTCTTTTttattgagggacagagaagacaAGCTACGTGAGCGAGAGGAAAGGCTCTCCAGTTCTTTAGAAAGGAACAAATTTTACTCTTTTGCACTGGATAAGACAATCACACCAGACACGAAGGCTTTGCTTGAAAGAGCTAAGTCCCTCTCTTCATCTCGAGAAGAAAACTGGTCTTTTCTTGATTGGGACTCCCGTTTTGCCAATTTTCGAAAcaataaagataaagagaaggttGACTCTGCTCCAAGACCTATTCCATCCTGGtacatgaaaaagaagaaaattcggACTGATTCCGAAGGAAAAATGGATGATAAAAAAGATGACCATAAAGAAGAAGAACAGGAAAGACAAGAATTATTTGCTTCTCGTTTTTTACACAGCTCAATCTTTGAACAAGATTCCAAGCGATTGCAGCATCTGGAGAGAAAAGACGAGGAATCAGACTTCGTTGCTGGCAGGTTGTATGGGAGGCAGGCGTCTGATGGAGCAAACAGCACGGCTGACGTGATTCAAGAGCCAGTAGTTCTTTTCCATAGCAGATTTATGGAACTCACGCGAatgcaacagaaagaaaaggaaaaagaccaaaaacccAAAGAGGCTGAAAAACAGGAAGATACAGAGGATCATCCTGAGACCCCAGAATCTGCCTCTGAGAGTAAAGAGGCGGAACCGAAGACCCCCCTTCCCATTGGGCCTCCTGCTGTCACAGCTGTAACTCCAGAGTCAGTATCGTCATCACCGGAAAAGGCGACAGCAGGTGAAAAAGCAGGGGAGGTGCCTTTGGTGACAGAAGAGAAGCCCAGGGAGCCAGCCTCTGCCTCAGAAGAAGCAAAGCCTGTGTCTGAGCAGGCTCCCACTGCTGTGCAGCAAACCGAGCAAGGCGACCTGCCCCCAGGAGCGGACACCAATAAAGATGCTGCCAGGACTCCATCAGTTGTTGAAGAAAGTTCATCAGTTGACCAGCTGCCTTATCTGGACACCAAGCCTCCAACTCCTGGGGCCTCATTTTCTCAGGTTGAGGTCACTGTAGATCCAGAACCCGACAGTGCCCAACCGCTTTCAAAACCGACTCAGAAGCCTGAGGACGCTGATGAGCCCAAAGTGGAAAAGCCAAACTCAGCTGCTAATGTTGAGCCCAGTGCAAATCCAAAAGCTGAAGTTGTCCCTGAGGTTCAGCCTCAAGCTGCTGAAGACATTGAGGTCGATCCTCCGGTTGCCACGAAAgataaaaagccaaacaaaagtAAGCGTTCCAAGACCCCTGTTCAGGCCACCGCAGCAAGTACTGTGGAGAAGCCTGTCACCCGGAAGAGCGAGCGGATAGACCGGGAGAAACTCAAGCGGTCCAATTCTCCGCGGGGAGAAGCACAGAAGCTTTTAGAattgaagatggaggcagagaagatTACAAGGACCGCCTCTAAAAATGCCACGGCAGACCCAGAACACCCAGAACCAAGCTTGCCCCTCAGCCGAACGAGGCGCCGGAACGTGAGGAGTGTCTATGCAACCATGGGAGACCACGAGAGCCGCTCTCCCGTCAAGGAGCCCACTGAGCAGCCACGAGTGACCAGGAAGAGACTGGAGCGAGAGCTGCAGGAGGCCGCGGCGGTTCCCACGACCCCACGGAGGGGAAGGCCTCCGAAAACACGCCGTCGAGCTGAAGAAGATGAGGAGACCGAGGCCAAAGAACCAGTTGAGACGCTCAAACCAGCGGAGGGATGGAGGTCCCCACGAGCCCAAAAATCAGGAGCTGCTGGTGGCCCACAAGGGAAAAGGGGCAAAAACGAGCCAAAAGTTGATGCTGAACGTCTGGAGGCGGCCACTGAGGTGAGTCCCCAGGTcaatgtgaaagaaaataatacaaagtcCAAGGCTGATAAAGAAGAAGCAGGAAGTGAACAGAAACGTGACAAAAAAGAAATTGGCACAGACAGAAATGTACCGGAAGCCCCTGCAGTTGAAGTGGTGGAGAAAAAAGCAGCCCCTGAAAAAAACTCCAagtcaaagagagggagatctCGAAACTCTAGGTCAGCCGCGGACAAATCTGCAAATCTGAAAACCGCGGATACCAGTGCGAGTCCCAGCGTGGCCGCGGGCCCTGCGGGGCCAGCAGTGGAAAAGGAGGCTGAGGTAGTGGCGGGTCCCCCTGAGAAGAGCGAGAGTCCCCAGAAGGAGGGGAGTTTATCTTCCCAGTTGAACAGCGATCCGGCCCATCTGGAGAAGGAACCGGAGGAGAAGGAAGATGTGTCTGCCACTACGCCGTCCCCAGAACCAAATCAGTTAGCCAGGCAGATGGAGCTGGAGCAGGCCGTGGAGAACATCGCGAAGCTCACTGAGACCACCTCCGCGGCCTTCAAGGCGGCAGCCACAAATGCACCAGAGGGCCTCTCCACAGAAGATGGGGACAAGCCCGCACACCAAGCAAGTGAAACAGAACTGGCTGCGGCCATTGGCTCCATCATCAATGACATTTCTGGGGAGCCAGAAAACTTCCCAGCAGCCCCCCCTTACCCTGCAGAACCACAGGCAGATCTACAGCCCCGTCCTCAAGTGCTGCGGCCCCCTGGGGAGGGAATGGAGCCTGAGACCCACGAGGCTGTGTCCGGCATCTTGGAGACCGAGGCTGCCGCAGAATCTTCTGGGCCGCCAGTCAGTGCCCCTGACCCCTCAGCAGGCCCAGCAGATACCAAGGAAGCTGGAGGGAACAGCGGCGAACCCTCCCAGCCAGTGCCAGAAGCCAAAGGATCAAAAGAAGCAGAAGTCCCTCTTGCTCGGAAAGAGAAAGGGCGCCAGAAGACAACTCGATCACGCCGCAAACGGAATACAAATAAGAAAGTGGGGGTCAGTACAGAGACTCCTGTCTCTGAACCTGACCAAGGTCAAAGCAAGAGTCCTGCTACAGATGAGGGGAGGGCGGCGCCACCCCCAGAAGCGCcacaggaagagaagcagagagaaaagcccCAGTCCGCTCCACCTGAGTCCTGTTCTTCTGACCCAAGCAAGACCCCATCCCTGGAGAACTTGTCCCAAGACAGCAGCGTGGAAGAAAAGACACCGACCAGAGCATCTGCACTCCCAGACCTTCCCCCGCCCTCCCAGCCAGCACCGGTGGAGGATGAGCCTCAAGCCAGATTCAAGGTGCATTCCATCATCGAAAGTGACCCAGTGACCCCACCCAGTGACTCCAGCACACCCACCCCCCCAATTCCTTCTGTAACTGCAGCAAAGCTCCCACCTCCTGTCGCCTCTGGGGGGGTCCCACACCAGAGCTCCTCTACGAAGGTCACAGAGTGGATCACAAGGCAGGAGGAGCCTCGGGCTCAGTCCACCCCATCTCCAGCTCTTCCCCCAGACACGAAAGCTTCTGACATCGACACCAGCTCCAGTACGCTGAGGAAGATCCTCATGGACCCCAAATACGTCTCCGCCACTGGCGTCACTTCCACGAGTGTCACGACTGCCATTGCAGAGCCCGTCAGTGCCGCCCCTTGCCTGCATGAGGCACCGCCCCCTCCTCCAGTTGAGTCTAAAAAGCctcttttagaagaaaaaccaGCAGCTCCAGTAACCAACACCTCTGACACACAGGCCCCAGAGGCTCCAGTAGCCACTGAAAAGGACAAGGTGGCTCCAGTCATTGCTCCCAAAATTACTTCTGTTATTAGTCGGATGCCTGTGAGCATTGATTTGGAGAACTCGCAAAAGATCACTCTGGCAAAACCAGCTCCTCAAACCCTGACTGGCCTGGTGAGCGCTCTGACGGGCCTGGTGAATGTGTCCTTGGTCCCAGTGAATGCCCTTACCGGCCCGGTGAATGCCCTCAAAAGCTCTGTGAAGGGCCCGGTGACCACGCTGAAAGGTTTGGTAAACACTCCTGCCGGCCCCGTGAACGTCCTAAAGGGGCCCGTGAACGTTCTGACGGGACCAGTGAACGTTCTCACCACCCCGGTGAACGCCACCGTGGGCGCGGTGAACGCCGCTGCGGGTGCGGTGAACGCCACCGTGGGCGCGGTGAACGCCGCTGCGGGCGCCATGAATGCAGGCGCGGTGACAGTCACAGCAGGTGCAGTGACCGCTGCCTCTGGCAGTGTGACTGCCACGACAGGTGCGGTAACCGTGGCAGGTGCAGTGATTACACCGTCAGCAAAGTGCAAACCCAGACCGAGCACTAATGAAAACAGTCGGTTCCACCCAGGGTCTATGTCGGTGATTGACGACCGTCCAGCAGACACGGGCTCTGGTGCTGGCCTGCGTGTGAACACATCCGAAGGGGTCGTGCTCCTGAGCTATTCGGGGCAGAAGACTGAAGGCCCGCAGCGGATCAGCGCCAAGATTAGCCAGATCCCCCCCGCCAGTGCAATGGACATCGAATTTCAGCAGTCAGTGTCCAAGTCCCAGGTCAAACCGGATGCTGTCGCACCAGCGCAGCCTTCGCCCAAAGGCCCCCAGGCCCCTTCAGGCTATGCAAATGTGGCCACCCATTCTACTCTGGTACTGACTGCCCAGACGTACAACGCGTCTCCTGTGATTTCATCTGTTAAGGCTGACCGTCCATCCCTGGAGAAGCCCGAGCCCATTCACCTCTCTGTGTCCACCCCTGTCACCCAGGGTGGCACAGTGAAGGTTCTCACCCAGGGCATAAACACACCCCCAGTGCTGGTTCACAACCAGCTGGTCCTCACCCCAAGCATAGTCACCACTAATAAAAAGCTTGCTGACCCCGTCACCCTCAAGATAGAGACCAAGGTCCTTCAGCCGGCTAACCTGGGGTCTGCGCTcactccccaccaccctcctgcTCTGCCCAGCAAACTGCCGACAGAAGTGAACCACGTCGCCTCGGGGCCCAGTACCCCGACAGATCGAACGGTCTCCCATTTGGCAGCCACAAAGCCAGATGCGCATTCTCCTCGCCCCAGCGGGCCCGCTCCGACCCCCTTCCCGAGAGCGTGCCACCCCAGCAGCACCACGTCCACCGCGCTCTCCACTAATGCCACGGTCATGCTGGCTGCGGGCATTCCTGTGCCTCAGTTCATCTCTAGCATACACCCGGAGCAGTCTGTCATCATGCCCCCGCACAGCATCACCCAGACCGTGTCCCTCAGCCACCTGTCCCAGGGCGAGGTGAGAATGAACACTCCCACGCTGCCCAGCATCACCTACAGCATCCGGCCAGAGACCCTTCACTCTCCGAGGGCccctctgcagccccagcagaTAGAGGTCCGGGCCCCGCAGCGTGCAGGCACACCGCAGCCAGCCACAGCTGGCGTGCCGGCCTTGGCCCCCCAACACCCTGCAGAGGAAGAAGTGCATTATCACCTCCCTGTCGCTCGAGCTGCGGCCCCTGTGCAGTCAGAGGTGCTGGTCATGCAGTCTGAGTACCGACTGCACCCGTACACCGTGCCCCGGGACGTGAGGATCATGGTGCATCCGCACGTGACGGCAGtcagcgagcagccccgggcagcCGACGGGGTAGTGAAGGTGCCACCAGCCAGCAAGGTCCCTCAGCAGCCCGGGAAAGACGCCGCCAAGACCGCAGATGCCAAAGCCgcgccagcccccgccccccacggtGAGGCCCGCATCCTCACGGTCACCCCCAGCAGCCAGCTCCAGGGGCTGCCTCTCACCCCACCCGTGGTGGTGACCCATGGGGTGCAGATCGTGCACTCCAGCGGGGAGCTGTTTCAGGAGTACAGATACGGAGACATCCGCACCTACCACAGCCCCGCGCAGCTCACACACACGCAGTTTCCTGCTGCCGCCTCCATCGGTCTACCTCCTCGGACCAAGGCTCCCGCTCAGGTGAGTGCCACAGATCAGCCTTACTCCCTATAGCGGTTGAGACGCCAGTGAGGTCCCCGAAATGTGTTGCCGTTTTCGTGAGTTTAAAGAGGAGCTCCCTAAATTGCAGGATGAGGGGATCAGGTCACAGTGCAGGGGGCGGAGACACGGGAAGGAGCTGTGGGAACCAGGAGGTGGCTACTGGctgcaggggggaggaggggggagcgaGCGGGTGACCTCCCGCCAGAACCTTCAATCCCGAGTGCCCAAGAGGATCACCGCCGTGGGCCTGGCTCACCGGAGGTGCCTGAGGCTGACCCTGCCCAGAAACCTATGGCCAGGTGGTGCGGGGCAGGGTGCTGGGCACAACAGGCTCTTTACTGTGTCCCCCGCTCTCCCGCCGAACTCCAGGGCCCGGCTCCTGAAGGTGAGCCCTTGCAGCCCACTCAGCCTGCGCAGTCTACACAGCCTGTCCAGCCTGTGCAGTCCACACAGCCTGCACAGCCCACGCAGCCCTGCCAGCCCTCCCAGCTCAGCCAGCCAGGCCAGCCACCAAGCAGCAAGATGCCTCAGGTCTCCCAGGAGGCGAAGGGGACCCAGACGGGAGTCGAACAGCCTCGTCTCCCAACCGTCCCCACAAACAGGCCAGCCGAGCCTCATGCCCAGGTCCAGAGGGCACAGGCAGAAACAAGTCAGACCTCCTACCCATCGCCTGTGTCTGTCTCCATGAAGCCTGACCTCCCGGCCCCTCTCCCAGCTCAGGCTGCCCCAAAGCAGCCGTCGTTTGTCCCCACGACCTCAAGTCCCAGCACCCCTCCAGGACTGGCCCTGACGCACACTGAAGCCCAGGCCACCCCCAAGCCAGATTCTTCTCCACACTTGACTTCCCAGAGGCCCGTGGACATGGTCCAGCTTCTGAAGGTAAGCCTGGCCAGGGCCCCTGCCCCGCTCCCCTCCGAGCCCTGCGCGGCGCTCAGTGCCCTGAAGCCCCCACTTAGACTAGCGAGCTGTTGCCCGGGGCCACGTCCGGTGGGGCTCTGCTCTCCAGCCCTGCGCTCACTTCCTGTCTATCTCCCCGAGAGCAGAAGTACCCCATTGTGTGGCAGGGCCTGCTGGCCCTCAAGAACGACACGGCTGCCGTGCAGCTCCACTTTGTCTCTGGCAACAACGTCCTGGCGCATCGGTCTCTGCCGCTTTCTGAAGGAGGCCCCCCGCTGAGGATTGCCCAGAGGATGCGGCTGGAGACCTCCCAGCTGGAAGGGGTTGCCCGGAGGATGACGGTAAGTCTCAGGGCCCAGGCCAGTAACTGCCCTGCCCGCGAGGGAGGACGTGGGGCGCCCCCACCTGCCTGTCTCCCTGGCTGGCCGTGGGAGTGGCATTCCTGCTGTGTTTGGTctccagtgggggggggggggggtgtaaaaTGCCTCTAGATTCAGAAACCTTTTTTTTCAGTCAAAAAATAGGGTAGACTTGAAGGTCACCTCAGAAAGGGGGCCTTTTGTGGACGCAGGAGCTGAACCCCTGGGTTGGACAAGCCTCTGCCTGGGCTGCTGTCTTCTGGGGGAGGCCCCTGGTCACTGACGGCTACGCTTCTGCCACAGGTGGAGACAGATTACTGTCTGCTGCTGGCTCTGCCCTGTGGCCGTGACCAAGAGGATGTCGTGAGCCAAACTGAGTCCCTCAAGGCGGCCTTCATCACCTATCTGCAGGCCAAGCAGGCGGCAGGGATCATCAACGTTCCCAACCCCGGCTCCAATCAGGTCAGCCTGGTGTCCTCGCTCGGGGCACACGTGTGTGGGGCCGATCTAAGCTGGTGGCTTGGTTACCGGTGCCGACCAGAATAGTCCGGAGGCGGGCACAGGGCAATCTGGATAGAGGCAACAGGCAAGCAGAGTGTAGACGAGGGGCCGTCCTTGCCCCTCCTGGAGACAACCCAAGAACAGCCGAGACGGCGGAGGTTCTTAGCCTAATGCTGTGGAAGAGGTTCCCAGGAGGATAGTTTAGTTCGTGTTAGTTTTTCTGACACCTTGTAGGTTTCATCTGCTGGACAAAGTCACGGAGAGGTTAGTTCTCCGGGAAACAGGACTCCCCCCAGCTCTGTGTTGGGCCCCATCAGGGCCCCCAGTCGGGAGTGGTTGGAAGAGCGGTAGTGGGGTGACCGATGCGGAGGCGGGGGATCccacttttctccctctcttgtccTCTTCTCCAGCCCGCCTATGTGCTACAGATCTTCCCGCCCTGTGAGTTCTCGGAGAGCCACCTGTCCCGTCTGGCCCCTGACCTCCTCGCCAGCATCTCCAATATCTCTCCCCACCTCATGATTGTCATTGCCTCTGTGTGAGCCACTGAACAGCCACCGCTCGGTGTATTTCCCCGAGGCTCTGCAGCAAAAAAGTAAACACAGGACAACCCAGTCAAGTGGAGGAAGAAGCTGCCGCAGGGGACGTACTCCACTGCCAGATGCCAGCCTCGCCCTCGAGCCCGCCCACCCGGCTCAGTCGGACAGACCCCTCTGGGCAGTGGTGCTGCTACTTGTATGTTTACATGACATTTAGCCCAAGGACAGACCACCAACCGATGGACTCTGCAGGCACCTTGGGGCTGGGATTCCCTCCTCCTCTTGGAGAAAAGGAACTGGGCAGTGgaattaattttttgttgtttttgtttttaagaaacaaaacagaactgccTTTGCACTAAATTAGTGACTTGgacttttgcacagtgaagacgCGCTGTGACACTCTGGATGTCTGGGTGTACCTGAACACGCATCGAGGACTCTAACGCAGGACTTCAGGCTTCTGCTGAAACGCCGGGGTCAAGGAACATTTCATTGGGTTGTTTggtccccaccccgcccctccccttgctcatttGGATGTGTCACCTTTCTTAATTCTCCTGCTGCCACCATCTGTGATTCACCCGGATGTACAGTTTACAATCAAAGAGCAAACAGaaggattttctttcttggtgGGATATGCAGAACTtgggatgtgtgtatatataaatatataatatatataaatatatataatactgacttaaaaaaaaatcaaattcccctgacatacattttttttaatctgtgccaaaaatgtgttttcagagaaaatcttattttcataCTCAGACTTTGTATTGTCACTCATTTGTATAAGTGCGCTTCGTTACAGCACGGGCCCGGCCCCCGCGATTTGAagtgtcacacacacaaaaagactgTACAAAAAAGACTGGCTTCCCCTCTTCCTGTTACCTTGACCTCTCCCCC belongs to Felis catus isolate Fca126 chromosome C1, F.catus_Fca126_mat1.0, whole genome shotgun sequence and includes:
- the SPEN gene encoding msx2-interacting protein isoform X1, with translation MVRETRHLWVGNLPENVREEKIIEHFKRYGRVESVKILPKRGSEGGVAAFVDFVDIKSAQKAHNSVNKMGDRDLRTDYNEPGTIPSAARGLDDTVSIASRSREVSGFRGGGGGPAYGPPPSLHAREGRYERRLDGASDNRERAYEHSAYGHHERGTGGFDRTRHYDQDYYRDPRERTLQHGLYYTSRSRSPNRFDAHDPRYEPRAREQFTLPSVVHRDIYRDDITREVRGRRPERNYQHSRSRSPHSSQSRNQSPQRLASQASRPTRSPSGSGSRSRSSSSDSISSSSSTSSDSTDSSSSSSDDSPARSVQSAAVPAPTSQLLSSLEKDEPRKSFGIKVQNLPVRSTDTSLKDGLFHEFKKFGKVTSVQIHGTSEERYGLVFFRQQEDQEKALTASKGKLFFGMQIEVTAWIGPETESENEFRPLDERIDEFHPKATRTLFIGNLEKTTTYHDLRNIFQRFGEIVDIDIKKVNGVPQYAFLQYCDIASVCKAIKKMDGEYLGNNRLKLGFGKSMPTNCVWLDGLSSNVSDQYLTRHFCRYGPVVKVVFDRLKGMALVLYNEIEYAQAAVKETKGRKIGGNKIKVDFANRESQLAFYHCMEKSGQDIRDFYEMLAERREERRGSYDYSQDRTYYENVRTPGTYPEDSRRDYPARGREFYSEWETYQGDYYESRYYDDPREYRDYRNDPYEQDIREYSYRQRERERERERFESDRDRDHERRPSERSQSPVHLRRPQSPGTSPSQSERLPSDSERRIYSRSSDRSGSCSSLSPPRYEKLDKSRLERYTKNEKADKERTFDPERVERERRLIRKEKVEKDKTEKQKRKGKVHSPSSQSSETDQENEREQSPEKSRSSNKLSREKADKEGIAKNRLELMPCVVLTRVKEKEGKVIDHTPLEKLKAKLDNDTAKSSALDQKLQVCQTEPAKSDLSKLEPVRMKVPKEKGLSSHIEVVDKEGRLKSRKHLKPEQTADGVSAADLEKLEARKRRFADSNLKVEKQKSEVKKSSPEMEEARVLLKKQPDLSSRDILLLREGESERKPARKEILKRESKKIKLDRLNAAPSPKECQELASVSVGTGSRPNSDLQARLGEPVCDSVENQEIQSKKPIPSKPQLKQLQLLDDQGPEREDIRKNYCSLRDETLECKPSQEKPHSVNTEEKIGIDIDHTQSYRKQMEQSRRKQQMEMEIAKSEKFGSPKKDVDEYERRSLVHEVGKPPQDVTDDSPPSKKKRMDHVDFDVCTKRERNYRSSRQISEDSERAGGSPSIRHGSFHEDDDPIGSPRLMSVRGSPKVDEKGLPYSNITVREESLKFNPYDSSRREQMADMAKIKLSVLNSEDELNRWDSQMKQDASRFDVSFPNSIIKRDSLRKRSVRDLEPGEVPSDSDEDGEHKSHSPRASALYESSRLSFLLRDREDKLREREERLSSSLERNKFYSFALDKTITPDTKALLERAKSLSSSREENWSFLDWDSRFANFRNNKDKEKVDSAPRPIPSWYMKKKKIRTDSEGKMDDKKDDHKEEEQERQELFASRFLHSSIFEQDSKRLQHLERKDEESDFVAGRLYGRQASDGANSTADVIQEPVVLFHSRFMELTRMQQKEKEKDQKPKEAEKQEDTEDHPETPESASESKEAEPKTPLPIGPPAVTAVTPESVSSSPEKATAGEKAGEVPLVTEEKPREPASASEEAKPVSEQAPTAVQQTEQGDLPPGADTNKDAARTPSVVEESSSVDQLPYLDTKPPTPGASFSQVEVTVDPEPDSAQPLSKPTQKPEDADEPKVEKPNSAANVEPSANPKAEVVPEVQPQAAEDIEVDPPVATKDKKPNKSKRSKTPVQATAASTVEKPVTRKSERIDREKLKRSNSPRGEAQKLLELKMEAEKITRTASKNATADPEHPEPSLPLSRTRRRNVRSVYATMGDHESRSPVKEPTEQPRVTRKRLERELQEAAAVPTTPRRGRPPKTRRRAEEDEETEAKEPVETLKPAEGWRSPRAQKSGAAGGPQGKRGKNEPKVDAERLEAATEVSPQVNVKENNTKSKADKEEAGSEQKRDKKEIGTDRNVPEAPAVEVVEKKAAPEKNSKSKRGRSRNSRSAADKSANLKTADTSASPSVAAGPAGPAVEKEAEVVAGPPEKSESPQKEGSLSSQLNSDPAHLEKEPEEKEDVSATTPSPEPNQLARQMELEQAVENIAKLTETTSAAFKAAATNAPEGLSTEDGDKPAHQASETELAAAIGSIINDISGEPENFPAAPPYPAEPQADLQPRPQVLRPPGEGMEPETHEAVSGILETEAAAESSGPPVSAPDPSAGPADTKEAGGNSGEPSQPVPEAKGSKEAEVPLARKEKGRQKTTRSRRKRNTNKKVGVSTETPVSEPDQGQSKSPATDEGRAAPPPEAPQEEKQREKPQSAPPESCSSDPSKTPSLENLSQDSSVEEKTPTRASALPDLPPPSQPAPVEDEPQARFKVHSIIESDPVTPPSDSSTPTPPIPSVTAAKLPPPVASGGVPHQSSSTKVTEWITRQEEPRAQSTPSPALPPDTKASDIDTSSSTLRKILMDPKYVSATGVTSTSVTTAIAEPVSAAPCLHEAPPPPPVESKKPLLEEKPAAPVTNTSDTQAPEAPVATEKDKVAPVIAPKITSVISRMPVSIDLENSQKITLAKPAPQTLTGLVSALTGLVNVSLVPVNALTGPVNALKSSVKGPVTTLKGLVNTPAGPVNVLKGPVNVLTGPVNVLTTPVNATVGAVNAAAGAVNATVGAVNAAAGAMNAGAVTVTAGAVTAASGSVTATTGAVTVAGAVITPSAKCKPRPSTNENSRFHPGSMSVIDDRPADTGSGAGLRVNTSEGVVLLSYSGQKTEGPQRISAKISQIPPASAMDIEFQQSVSKSQVKPDAVAPAQPSPKGPQAPSGYANVATHSTLVLTAQTYNASPVISSVKADRPSLEKPEPIHLSVSTPVTQGGTVKVLTQGINTPPVLVHNQLVLTPSIVTTNKKLADPVTLKIETKVLQPANLGSALTPHHPPALPSKLPTEVNHVASGPSTPTDRTVSHLAATKPDAHSPRPSGPAPTPFPRACHPSSTTSTALSTNATVMLAAGIPVPQFISSIHPEQSVIMPPHSITQTVSLSHLSQGEVRMNTPTLPSITYSIRPETLHSPRAPLQPQQIEVRAPQRAGTPQPATAGVPALAPQHPAEEEVHYHLPVARAAAPVQSEVLVMQSEYRLHPYTVPRDVRIMVHPHVTAVSEQPRAADGVVKVPPASKVPQQPGKDAAKTADAKAAPAPAPHGEARILTVTPSSQLQGLPLTPPVVVTHGVQIVHSSGELFQEYRYGDIRTYHSPAQLTHTQFPAAASIGLPPRTKAPAQGPAPEGEPLQPTQPAQSTQPVQPVQSTQPAQPTQPCQPSQLSQPGQPPSSKMPQVSQEAKGTQTGVEQPRLPTVPTNRPAEPHAQVQRAQAETSQTSYPSPVSVSMKPDLPAPLPAQAAPKQPSFVPTTSSPSTPPGLALTHTEAQATPKPDSSPHLTSQRPVDMVQLLKKYPIVWQGLLALKNDTAAVQLHFVSGNNVLAHRSLPLSEGGPPLRIAQRMRLETSQLEGVARRMTVETDYCLLLALPCGRDQEDVVSQTESLKAAFITYLQAKQAAGIINVPNPGSNQPAYVLQIFPPCEFSESHLSRLAPDLLASISNISPHLMIVIASV